The proteins below come from a single Streptomyces sp. NBC_01276 genomic window:
- a CDS encoding cellulase family glycosylhydrolase: MRLTSRVVPAALALAALLLGVLPTQAQARPDRAPDRVTVGDRTFIADGQGRALQWRGFNLSDKSSRGTDAFADIHESDLKDMAARGFNLARLAFFWDDLEPTPGHYDRGYLAKMRRILDWADRYHVKVILDAHQDVYGPHFGSRGVPDWATRDEGLPFTHIPDDWFSEYFEPSVQTAFDHLYKDADLRAAHARMWMTVASALGRHPALLGYDLMNEPFAKFLEGEDLPAAAARFEATELTEMWNRLARAIRLVDQKSWVFVEPTVIVGLGVPTRMGRIDDPHAGYAPHFYETAMETGGDYDPDGTFIPAYEAAISDYPSRNRMPVIVGEWGGNPYVPHASRFVNDMTASLDRFSSGWTWWQWCRGGGYCFLDQTGAVKPNAQLLVQPYARAVAGDPLQFAYDPATRTYTLTFRTRDNSEGPTQITVPRDTYPGGHRVDVQGGKASWDDHGQTVAVSTRGRAGATYKVTISPR; the protein is encoded by the coding sequence ATGCGCTTGACCTCCCGTGTCGTCCCCGCCGCCCTCGCCTTGGCCGCCCTCCTGCTCGGCGTCCTCCCCACACAGGCCCAGGCCCGCCCCGACCGCGCCCCCGACCGGGTCACGGTCGGTGACCGCACCTTCATCGCCGACGGCCAGGGCCGCGCGCTGCAGTGGCGCGGCTTCAACCTCTCCGACAAGAGCAGCCGGGGCACCGACGCGTTCGCCGACATCCACGAGAGCGACCTCAAGGACATGGCCGCCCGGGGCTTCAACCTCGCGCGCCTCGCCTTCTTCTGGGACGACCTCGAACCCACCCCCGGGCACTACGACCGCGGCTACCTCGCCAAGATGCGCCGCATCCTCGACTGGGCCGACCGCTACCACGTCAAGGTCATCCTCGATGCCCACCAGGACGTGTACGGCCCCCACTTCGGCTCCCGCGGCGTCCCCGACTGGGCCACCCGCGACGAGGGGCTGCCGTTCACGCACATACCGGACGACTGGTTCTCCGAGTACTTCGAGCCGTCCGTACAGACCGCCTTCGACCACCTGTACAAGGACGCCGACCTCCGCGCCGCGCACGCCCGCATGTGGATGACGGTCGCCTCCGCCCTGGGCCGGCACCCGGCGCTGCTCGGCTACGACCTGATGAACGAGCCGTTCGCGAAGTTCCTCGAAGGCGAGGACCTCCCCGCCGCCGCGGCCCGCTTCGAGGCCACCGAGCTCACCGAGATGTGGAACCGCCTCGCACGGGCGATCCGCCTGGTCGACCAGAAGTCGTGGGTGTTCGTCGAACCGACCGTCATCGTCGGTCTCGGCGTCCCGACCCGGATGGGCCGCATCGACGACCCGCACGCCGGCTACGCGCCGCACTTCTACGAGACCGCGATGGAAACCGGCGGCGACTACGACCCCGACGGCACCTTCATCCCCGCCTACGAGGCCGCGATCAGCGACTACCCGTCCCGTAACCGCATGCCGGTGATCGTGGGGGAATGGGGCGGCAACCCCTACGTTCCGCACGCGAGCCGGTTCGTCAACGACATGACGGCCTCCCTGGACCGCTTCTCCAGCGGCTGGACGTGGTGGCAGTGGTGCCGGGGCGGCGGCTACTGCTTCCTCGACCAGACGGGCGCCGTGAAGCCCAACGCCCAGCTGCTCGTCCAGCCGTACGCGCGCGCCGTCGCGGGCGACCCGCTCCAGTTCGCGTACGACCCGGCCACACGCACCTACACGCTCACCTTCCGCACCCGCGACAACTCGGAGGGGCCCACCCAGATCACCGTGCCGAGGGACACGTACCCGGGCGGCCACCGGGTCGACGTCCAAGGCGGCAAGGCCAGTTGGGACGACCACGGCCAGACCGTCGCCGTGAGCACCCGCGGCAGGGCCGGAGCCACCTACAAGGTCACGATCAGCCCGAGGTAG